The uncultured Desulfatiglans sp. DNA window CGGATTAGAGCAATGATGTTATATCGGTGCTTAATGATTTTAAATATCTGATTTAAATAGGGTATGTTTACCTTCGAGCCAATAAGAACATGTTGGTCTATTGGCTTATCGACGATTCTATATGCAACCCTCGCTTTTTTACTTTGGGTATCAGTTGTAAGTTCTCTACCCTCATATCGGTTTGGAATAGGGGCGCCGGATAACAGCCTTGCCTTAATCCTCATTAAATCCTCCGGAAGGGAGTCAATATTATATAAAATCTCGTTTAGGCAAACGGAATTTTCAAGGTTATTAAGGATCTTACTGAAAAGGCTGGTCCCACTTCGCGGTATGCCGGTAAGGATAACAACATTTTCGGGTTTTAGATTAATTTCGTTTTCCAATGTAATACATGAGAATGTATAATTCAGCAATGTGTGAAACAAACTATTAATCTGATTGTAAATTAAACTGAGATTATAATTATTAGTAATATATTCTCTGTACTCTTGAGAATTGAACTCATTAGATAGAATCATCCGTGTGCAATCCGATACCGTATTAAAAAGATATTTTTTGGGGAAAATGTTTTCTGCTCCAAACCAATTGTGAATAACAGGTTTGATGCCTTTTGCCATTGCTTCAGCTATCCCCATTCCAAAAGATTCCAATATACTTGTTGATATAATAATACTTTTATCCTCAAGCCACCGGTCAACATTGCTAATCCATCCATAAAATTGGATATTATCTTTTAGCTTCATTTCCTCGATCATCTTAGTGAAATAAAGTTTATATCGCAAATCTTGATATTCACCGGCAATATGAAGAGAATACTCATTATCACTCTCGACGATATCGGCCATGCATTGTAAAAGGAGTTCTGGGTTTTTTTTGTAGTTCAAGTAGCCAACATAGGCGATCTTTTTGTTATTTTGTCGTTCACTATAGGTATATCGAGAGATATTTATAGCATTAGGGATGATTGTAGAAGGGATTTGTATCCCATGGGTTTGGTAGAAGATTTCCTGGATGTGCTTAGAAACAAAAATTGCATGGTCAACGAAATCCCATGAAACTTGTTTTGGGTATTCGGTGAATACTTCATAGCTATGTATCCTACAAACAATCATGCTGTTTTTATCAAGATAATTGCTTGATTTTATTAAAATTTGATCGCACCATTCAAACCATGTAATATCAGCCCAATTTATTGCTTTCTGTATCAAAGATAAATCTATTTGTTTCGTGCAGTCTACATATACAGTTTCATGATATTCAGAAAAGATTCTTTCTATATCATTTATGAACTTTTTGTCTGGTCCACATACAAATGCAATTCGAATGAGTTGGCCAGCTGTTTTGTTCCTGGCTGCATTTAAGAAAACCGTCGGTATTCTAGTTTTGTATGATTTAAAGTTTTTCATAGCTATAATACCCAATAGATAAGTTTAATTGTGTTTAAAGAAAAATTACAATGAATTATATTATATTCTTTGTATTGCTTAATTCAATTTTTTTCTGATAGTACATGATATGAGTGTGGCGGCATTTTTATATATCGTGATTTATTGTTTTAGATATATTTTGTAATGTTGTGATTAAATGATGCAGGAATATAGTG harbors:
- a CDS encoding hypothetical protein (Evidence 5 : Unknown function) codes for the protein MKNFKSYKTRIPTVFLNAARNKTAGQLIRIAFVCGPDKKFINDIERIFSEYHETVYVDCTKQIDLSLIQKAINWADITWFEWCDQILIKSSNYLDKNSMIVCRIHSYEVFTEYPKQVSWDFVDHAIFVSKHIQEIFYQTHGIQIPSTIIPNAINISRYTYSERQNNKKIAYVGYLNYKKNPELLLQCMADIVESDNEYSLHIAGEYQDLRYKLYFTKMIEEMKLKDNIQFYGWISNVDRWLEDKSIIISTSILESFGMGIAEAMAKGIKPVIHNWFGAENIFPKKYLFNTVSDCTRMILSNEFNSQEYREYITNNYNLSLIYNQINSLFHTLLNYTFSCITLENEINLKPENVVILTGIPRSGTSLFSKILNNLENSVCLNEILYNIDSLPEDLMRIKARLLSGAPIPNRYEGRELTTDTQSKKARVAYRIVDKPIDQHVLIGSKVNIPYLNQIFKIIKHRYNIIALIRNPIFTIASWNRKENNKIPEAMVSDSLMHPRWRNFVFVSDQPLIRQAQIWETYAHLLYSLKEQILLIRYEDLTLDADESIEKVAVRLNRSYCGLPFNIMNMNIESRFGDLEQIGEVVVKYCPTATAFGYLRS